In one Catenovulum adriaticum genomic region, the following are encoded:
- the ccoN gene encoding cytochrome-c oxidase, cbb3-type subunit I, protein MSATSSTIPNYNFDIVKKFAVMAVIWGLVGMSAGVLIAAQLVWPELNFDTPWITYSRIRPVHTNLVIFAFGGSALFATSYYVVQRTCKVGLISNKLASFTFWGWQAVIACILITLPLGLTSTKEYAELEWPVDVLIAIVWIAYAIVFFGTIVKRTVSHIYVANWFYGAFIITIAVLHIGNSMVIPVSLTKSYSIYAGAVDAMMQWWYGHNAVGFFLTAGFLGMMYYFVPKQAERPVYSYRLSVVHFWALCALYIWAGPHHLHYTALPDWTQSLGMVMSVVLFVPSWGGMINGIMTLSGAWHKLRTDPILRFMIVSLSFYGMSTFEGPMMAIKSVNALSHYTDWTVGHVHSGALGWVAMISIGSLYHLIPKVFGRERMYSIKLINTHFWLATIGVVLYIVALWISGVMQGMMWRQINADGTLTYSFVEVVAKTYPFHIIRWVGGLCIVSGMIIMLYNVIKTIRSDKTADEGLPSTNKLTEANA, encoded by the coding sequence ATGAGCGCAACAAGTTCTACAATTCCGAATTATAATTTTGACATAGTCAAAAAATTTGCGGTAATGGCTGTTATTTGGGGGCTAGTTGGAATGTCTGCGGGCGTTTTAATAGCTGCTCAATTAGTCTGGCCAGAATTAAATTTTGATACACCTTGGATCACATACTCTCGTATCCGTCCGGTTCACACTAACTTAGTTATTTTTGCATTTGGTGGCAGTGCCCTGTTTGCAACGTCATACTATGTAGTACAGCGTACTTGTAAAGTCGGCTTAATTAGTAATAAATTAGCAAGCTTTACATTTTGGGGTTGGCAGGCAGTTATAGCTTGTATCCTTATTACGTTACCGCTGGGCTTAACAAGCACAAAAGAGTATGCAGAATTAGAATGGCCTGTCGATGTACTCATTGCAATTGTTTGGATAGCCTATGCAATTGTCTTTTTTGGTACAATTGTAAAACGTACGGTTTCGCATATTTATGTTGCTAACTGGTTCTACGGCGCCTTCATTATCACAATTGCGGTATTACATATTGGTAATAGCATGGTCATTCCGGTCAGCTTAACTAAGTCATATTCTATTTATGCTGGCGCGGTCGATGCTATGATGCAATGGTGGTACGGTCACAATGCGGTTGGCTTTTTCTTAACAGCCGGTTTTTTAGGTATGATGTATTATTTTGTACCAAAACAAGCTGAGCGTCCTGTTTATTCTTATCGTTTATCCGTTGTTCACTTTTGGGCGTTATGTGCGCTTTACATCTGGGCTGGCCCTCATCATCTTCATTACACCGCACTACCAGATTGGACTCAGTCGCTAGGTATGGTGATGTCTGTAGTATTATTCGTGCCATCTTGGGGTGGGATGATCAATGGTATTATGACGCTTTCAGGCGCATGGCATAAACTTCGTACCGATCCAATTTTGCGTTTTATGATTGTTTCGCTTTCTTTCTATGGTATGTCTACGTTTGAAGGCCCTATGATGGCAATCAAATCAGTTAATGCACTATCACATTATACTGACTGGACTGTTGGTCATGTTCACTCTGGCGCTTTAGGCTGGGTTGCTATGATTTCAATCGGTTCTTTATATCACTTAATTCCAAAAGTGTTTGGCCGCGAAAGAATGTACAGCATTAAATTAATTAATACCCATTTCTGGTTAGCAACAATTGGGGTTGTACTTTACATTGTGGCACTTTGGATTTCTGGGGTTATGCAAGGCATGATGTGGCGACAAATTAACGCTGATGGTACTTTAACTTATAGTTTTGTTGAGGTTGTTGCTAAAACCTATCCGTTCCACATTATTCGCTGGGTTGGCGGTTTATGTATCGTAAGCGGTATGATCATCATGCTATACAATGTAATAAAAACAATCCGTTCAGACAAAACGGCTGACGAAGGTTTACCTTCAACTAATAAATTGACAGAAGCAAACGCGTAG
- the ccoO gene encoding cytochrome-c oxidase, cbb3-type subunit II yields MANKHELLEKNIGLLSIFTIIVISVSALVEITPLLFLKETNQPVDGMKPYTALQMEGRDIYIREGCVGCHSQMIRPFRAETERYGHYSVAGESVWEHPFLWGSKRTGPDLARVGGRYSDEWHRVHLINPRDVVPESNMPGFPWLAENKLDGELIEEKLTVFRDYYNVPYTDEDIANSKAAVKGKTEMEALIAYLQSLGTSLK; encoded by the coding sequence ATGGCAAATAAACATGAATTGCTTGAAAAGAATATCGGTTTGCTTTCAATTTTCACTATCATTGTAATTAGTGTCAGTGCATTAGTTGAAATCACGCCTTTATTATTTTTAAAAGAAACAAATCAACCTGTAGATGGTATGAAGCCTTATACGGCATTGCAAATGGAAGGTCGTGATATCTACATTCGTGAAGGCTGTGTAGGCTGCCATAGCCAAATGATCCGCCCTTTTAGAGCCGAAACAGAACGTTACGGCCATTACTCGGTTGCGGGTGAGTCGGTATGGGAGCATCCATTTTTATGGGGCTCAAAACGCACTGGCCCTGATTTAGCTCGTGTTGGGGGTCGATATTCAGATGAATGGCATCGAGTTCATTTAATCAACCCTAGAGACGTTGTACCTGAATCAAACATGCCTGGTTTTCCTTGGTTAGCCGAAAATAAATTAGACGGCGAATTAATCGAAGAAAAACTGACTGTGTTTCGTGATTACTATAATGTTCCATACACAGATGAAGATATTGCTAACTCAAAAGCTGCAGTAAAAGGTAAAACAGAGATGGAAGCTCTAATTGCTTATTTACAATCGCTTGGCACATCGTTGAAGTAA
- a CDS encoding cbb3-type cytochrome oxidase subunit 3, producing the protein MDYGTYRGIYTIIMMLVFAGIVWWAYSKHSKKKFDNAAQSILDDEDVKAQKSSKTKQDQQDLEDKT; encoded by the coding sequence ATGGATTATGGTACATATCGCGGAATATACACCATTATAATGATGCTAGTTTTTGCTGGCATTGTATGGTGGGCATATAGCAAACACAGTAAAAAGAAATTTGATAATGCTGCTCAGTCTATCCTTGATGATGAGGATGTGAAGGCACAAAAAAGCAGCAAAACCAAGCAGGATCAACAAGATTTAGAGGACAAAACATGA
- the ccoP gene encoding cytochrome-c oxidase, cbb3-type subunit III, which yields MSTFWSLWISILSILTLVFVFVCLYLNMKNYPGVKEGESMGHEFDGIEELNNPLPGWWTKMFWVTAIWSVYYLLAYPGLGNYTGFLNWTSSNQGITSLAQSKAETEQGLAEGLHVQYDREVQAANEKFGPIFEQYASQDIKALADNDEALEIGQRLFLQNCSQCHGSDARGGTGFPNLTDNDWLYGGTPEKIKETLMQGRNAQMPAQLPALGEQGIKQMTQFILSLSETGREFDAGMASAAEPKFAVCAACHGADGKGSVAHNLPFGAPNLTDDIWLYGGSERAIQETLTHGRNGVMPAWKDILGEDKVHLISAYVYSLSQDK from the coding sequence ATGAGTACTTTTTGGAGTTTATGGATTTCAATTTTATCCATTTTAACTTTAGTTTTTGTATTTGTTTGTTTATACCTGAACATGAAAAACTACCCTGGCGTGAAAGAAGGTGAATCAATGGGTCATGAATTTGACGGCATTGAAGAGCTGAATAACCCACTACCAGGTTGGTGGACAAAAATGTTCTGGGTAACAGCAATTTGGTCTGTTTATTATTTATTAGCCTACCCTGGTTTAGGTAACTACACTGGCTTTTTAAATTGGACCAGTTCAAACCAAGGCATCACCTCTTTGGCGCAATCTAAAGCCGAAACCGAACAAGGTTTAGCTGAAGGTTTACACGTACAATATGATCGTGAAGTACAAGCTGCCAATGAAAAATTTGGACCTATTTTTGAGCAATATGCATCACAAGATATTAAAGCGTTAGCTGATAATGACGAAGCGCTGGAAATAGGCCAGCGGTTATTTTTACAAAACTGTTCTCAATGCCATGGTTCTGATGCTCGTGGTGGTACAGGCTTTCCGAATTTAACCGATAACGATTGGTTGTATGGTGGTACCCCAGAAAAAATTAAAGAAACCCTGATGCAAGGCCGAAACGCACAAATGCCAGCTCAACTTCCAGCTTTAGGTGAGCAAGGTATTAAGCAAATGACTCAATTCATATTAAGCCTAAGTGAAACAGGTCGTGAGTTTGATGCAGGCATGGCCAGCGCTGCTGAACCTAAATTTGCAGTATGTGCTGCTTGTCATGGTGCTGATGGTAAAGGTAGTGTTGCGCATAACTTACCTTTTGGTGCGCCTAACTTGACAGATGATATCTGGTTATATGGCGGTTCCGAAAGAGCAATTCAAGAAACGCTTACCCATGGCCGAAATGGGGTAATGCCAGCTTGGAAAGATATTTTAGGCGAAGATAAAGTACATTTGATTAGTGCTTATGTATACAGTCTATCACAAGATAAATAA
- a CDS encoding FixH family protein, which translates to MQQQPTRPWYKEPWPWILISIIVIPMIVAVIRLNIYNDYKVEMVVDDYYKKGKSINQEFAREKLAQSYGISALVNFSDDNIVIDINHNEKAPALANLIISLYHSTQSFKDLSLRATARADGRFAAALPNELTGKWQLTVEPYDKKWKIQKNIFLPASKQIIITP; encoded by the coding sequence ATGCAGCAGCAACCGACCCGCCCTTGGTATAAAGAACCATGGCCTTGGATTTTAATCAGCATTATTGTCATTCCTATGATAGTTGCCGTTATCCGTTTAAATATTTACAACGATTATAAAGTAGAAATGGTCGTAGACGACTATTACAAAAAAGGTAAAAGCATTAACCAGGAGTTTGCGCGAGAAAAACTAGCCCAATCTTATGGCATTAGTGCTCTTGTCAACTTTTCTGACGACAATATTGTGATCGATATTAATCACAATGAAAAAGCACCCGCGTTGGCTAACTTGATTATTTCGTTATATCACTCGACTCAATCCTTCAAAGATTTAAGTTTACGAGCAACCGCCAGAGCTGATGGCAGATTTGCGGCTGCGCTCCCTAATGAATTAACCGGAAAATGGCAATTAACGGTTGAACCTTATGACAAAAAATGGAAAATTCAAAAAAACATTTTTTTACCCGCGTCTAAGCAAATAATCATTACACCTTAA
- a CDS encoding heavy metal translocating P-type ATPase, which yields MHQTCYHCSEAVPAGCQLQIIVKGTPQPVCCSGCQAIANAILDEGLSQYYKFREVPADKANEQTNSQVDDLKAYDETSVQAEFVQFITPTQAKADLSIEGMHCAACAWLIEKRLIQLVGIESVTVNLTQSRAKICWDPNKVKLSQVFLAIEHIGYHAGAFKLSEIESYYQKRNKQFMRQLIVAGFFTMQVMMFAFAMYGEVIEPQYNEFFRWLSLLLTTPVILYSSQPILRSSLIAVKNKSLNMDVPVALAILGTYFASCYATITHTGEVYFESAAMFVFLLLTSRYIEHQVKSKATSLSANMLKLLPLAANKKNDKNQYEAVAASALKTDDIILVKQGQTIPADGILLSPGAMIEEAMLTGESFPVEKRQSQILYAGSVVVDHSIEIQVSAAGKATTLSQIALQQEHISENRSAFINAADKAAKQATLGILVLAGLTFISWQFWLSDNGLWYAVAVLVATCPCALSLALPTALSACSSALKINGILIQNTRAIEQAHSLKAIAFDKTGTLTTGQFEIEQTKITDKYQSLPILDWIAHLEARANHPIAQAFEQPKTEANITHFKILPGLGLSATIDRYTISIGSNKLLKQPATDDYHGAQIYILINDDFAGAIWLTDTIRDNAKSSLNLLAPYKCILSGDSSPELAKVAGQLNLDFKSGLTPQQKTHALIDLRQKYGHTAMVGDGINDALVLAEADLSVAMNEAAELSKLKADVILLGSNLDKINLLIKQSKRLNRVIKQNFSWAIGYNLLVLPLAATGILTPWMAVIGMSTSSLIVVINSMRLLKI from the coding sequence ATGCATCAAACCTGTTATCACTGCTCCGAAGCTGTTCCTGCCGGCTGCCAGTTACAAATAATTGTAAAAGGCACGCCACAGCCAGTGTGCTGTAGTGGCTGCCAAGCTATTGCCAATGCTATTTTAGACGAAGGTTTAAGCCAATATTACAAATTTAGAGAAGTCCCTGCAGATAAAGCGAACGAACAAACTAACAGTCAAGTTGATGATTTAAAAGCTTATGACGAAACCAGCGTACAAGCAGAATTTGTCCAGTTTATAACCCCTACCCAAGCCAAAGCCGACCTTAGTATTGAAGGTATGCACTGCGCGGCATGCGCGTGGTTAATAGAAAAAAGGTTAATTCAACTTGTAGGGATTGAATCCGTTACCGTTAATTTAACTCAATCACGCGCAAAAATTTGTTGGGACCCAAACAAAGTTAAACTTAGCCAAGTATTTCTAGCGATTGAACACATTGGCTACCATGCCGGTGCTTTTAAACTGTCTGAAATTGAATCTTATTACCAAAAACGTAATAAACAATTTATGCGACAGTTGATCGTCGCTGGTTTTTTCACTATGCAAGTAATGATGTTTGCATTTGCGATGTATGGTGAAGTAATAGAGCCACAATATAATGAATTTTTTCGGTGGCTAAGTTTATTACTAACAACGCCGGTAATTTTGTATAGTAGCCAGCCTATTTTACGTTCAAGCCTGATTGCAGTTAAAAATAAAAGTTTAAATATGGATGTGCCTGTGGCACTTGCTATTTTAGGCACTTATTTTGCCAGTTGTTATGCCACTATAACTCATACCGGAGAGGTTTATTTTGAATCTGCGGCTATGTTTGTCTTTTTACTACTGACCAGCCGCTATATTGAGCACCAAGTAAAATCAAAAGCCACCAGCTTGTCAGCAAATATGCTAAAATTATTGCCTTTAGCGGCAAACAAAAAAAATGATAAAAATCAATATGAAGCAGTCGCGGCTAGCGCTTTAAAAACTGACGATATTATCTTAGTAAAACAAGGACAAACCATTCCGGCAGACGGTATTTTACTCAGTCCAGGCGCAATGATTGAAGAAGCAATGCTAACTGGTGAAAGCTTTCCAGTTGAAAAGCGCCAATCTCAAATATTATATGCTGGTAGCGTGGTAGTTGATCACAGTATCGAAATACAAGTTAGCGCAGCAGGCAAAGCCACCACTTTATCTCAAATCGCGCTACAACAAGAGCACATTAGTGAAAACCGTTCAGCCTTTATCAATGCCGCAGATAAAGCAGCTAAACAAGCGACACTAGGAATTTTAGTGCTAGCTGGGCTAACCTTTATAAGTTGGCAATTTTGGCTGTCTGATAATGGACTTTGGTACGCTGTTGCCGTTTTGGTTGCAACCTGCCCTTGCGCTTTGTCTTTAGCTTTACCAACTGCTTTATCTGCCTGTTCCAGCGCCTTAAAAATAAACGGGATATTAATCCAAAATACCCGAGCAATCGAGCAAGCTCATAGTTTAAAAGCAATCGCGTTTGATAAAACAGGCACCTTAACAACGGGACAGTTTGAAATTGAACAAACAAAAATAACCGATAAGTATCAATCATTGCCTATATTAGATTGGATAGCTCATTTAGAAGCCAGAGCAAATCACCCAATCGCTCAAGCATTTGAGCAACCTAAAACCGAAGCCAACATTACTCATTTTAAAATACTCCCCGGATTGGGTTTAAGCGCAACCATTGATCGGTATACTATTAGTATTGGCAGTAACAAGTTACTCAAGCAACCTGCTACTGACGATTATCACGGTGCGCAAATTTACATATTGATTAACGATGATTTTGCTGGGGCTATCTGGCTAACCGATACAATCAGAGATAATGCAAAATCCAGCTTAAATTTATTAGCACCCTACAAATGTATTTTAAGTGGAGATAGCAGCCCAGAGCTGGCAAAAGTAGCCGGCCAGCTTAATTTAGATTTTAAATCGGGTTTAACGCCCCAGCAAAAAACACACGCTTTAATTGATCTTAGACAAAAATATGGCCATACCGCGATGGTGGGTGATGGTATTAATGATGCATTGGTATTAGCCGAAGCTGATCTCAGTGTTGCCATGAATGAAGCCGCAGAATTAAGTAAATTAAAAGCAGATGTTATTCTATTAGGCTCTAACCTTGACAAAATCAACTTACTTATAAAACAATCTAAGCGTTTAAATAGAGTGATTAAACAAAATTTTAGTTGGGCTATCGGATATAACTTATTAGTGCTGCCATTAGCTGCAACTGGTATATTAACGCCTTGGATGGCCGTAATTGGTATGTCGACGAGTTCACTCATAGTCGTAATTAACTCAATGAGATTATTAAAAATATGA
- the ccoS gene encoding cbb3-type cytochrome oxidase assembly protein CcoS — protein MNVIYVLIPLAIIIVLVAIAIFFWAVRKNQFDDLDRQGYEILFDDEDNSTEAMPKQNKPKGDPKNDTNQDNQNNASV, from the coding sequence ATGAATGTTATTTACGTATTAATTCCACTTGCAATCATTATTGTGTTGGTTGCGATTGCTATATTTTTTTGGGCCGTTAGAAAAAATCAGTTTGATGATTTAGATCGCCAAGGTTATGAAATATTATTTGATGATGAAGACAATTCAACTGAAGCTATGCCTAAACAAAACAAACCTAAAGGCGATCCTAAAAATGATACTAATCAAGATAATCAAAACAACGCCTCCGTATGA
- a CDS encoding sulfite exporter TauE/SafE family protein, which produces MIDFLSAFMIGIMGASHCLVMCGGLSAAMGLNQSFIATLTYNLGRIISYTIAGFLLGLLGLWLTKQFEFILIGLRLLSGIMLILLGLYIARWFMGLTQLEKIFSGFWQLIAPLAQKSLTKKSYFSRFISGMLWGWLPCGLVYSTLTYAAAQANPIQSALVMFAFGLGTLPTLLLSASLSQQISQLIKNQYSKNIAAIALILFGCHTIYIAWLQIL; this is translated from the coding sequence ATGATTGATTTTTTAAGTGCATTTATGATTGGCATTATGGGTGCCAGCCATTGTCTTGTGATGTGCGGTGGGCTATCTGCCGCAATGGGTTTAAATCAATCATTTATCGCCACACTAACATATAATTTAGGTCGTATTATCAGCTATACCATTGCTGGCTTTTTATTAGGCCTACTTGGGCTTTGGCTAACTAAGCAGTTTGAATTTATTTTAATAGGCTTACGGCTCTTATCAGGCATTATGCTTATTTTGTTGGGGTTATATATAGCACGCTGGTTTATGGGTCTAACCCAATTAGAAAAAATATTTTCTGGTTTTTGGCAACTTATCGCACCTTTAGCACAAAAAAGCCTAACCAAAAAATCTTACTTTTCGCGTTTTATCAGTGGCATGTTATGGGGTTGGCTGCCTTGTGGATTAGTTTATAGCACCTTGACTTATGCAGCCGCTCAAGCAAACCCGATTCAATCTGCTTTAGTGATGTTTGCGTTTGGGTTGGGCACTTTACCCACTCTTTTATTAAGCGCGAGTTTAAGCCAGCAAATAAGCCAACTGATAAAAAATCAATACAGTAAAAATATTGCCGCTATTGCATTAATATTATTTGGTTGCCACACTATTTATATTGCATGGCTACAAATTTTATAA
- the fnr gene encoding fumarate/nitrate reduction transcriptional regulator Fnr, producing the protein MSFKSTVSCQNCSINQLCLPFSLSESEIKSLDNIIQRKRPLHKGDKLFEAGFSFNALYAVRAGSFKSYTLSEQGEEQVVGFHLPGDIIGFDAISQYQHPSYATALETAMVCEIPYDIVDQLSSDLPKLKRQIMRLMSNDIKVDRELMYLLNKKTAEQKLAAFIYSLSQRFKNRGFSETEFRLSMTRAEIGNYLGLTVETISRLFSRFQKQAIVEVESKWIKIINKPVLEMLAKA; encoded by the coding sequence ATGAGTTTTAAAAGTACAGTCTCTTGTCAGAACTGTAGTATTAACCAACTTTGTTTACCTTTTTCATTAAGTGAATCAGAGATCAAAAGTTTAGATAACATCATTCAACGAAAACGACCACTTCACAAGGGCGATAAACTATTTGAAGCTGGTTTTTCATTTAACGCACTTTATGCGGTGCGTGCGGGTTCATTTAAATCTTATACATTATCAGAACAAGGTGAAGAGCAAGTTGTGGGTTTTCATTTACCTGGTGACATTATTGGTTTTGACGCCATCAGCCAGTATCAACATCCAAGTTATGCAACCGCATTAGAAACCGCAATGGTGTGTGAAATACCTTACGATATTGTTGATCAACTCAGCTCTGATTTACCTAAATTAAAGCGTCAGATCATGCGATTAATGAGCAATGATATAAAAGTAGATCGCGAGTTAATGTATTTGCTCAACAAGAAAACGGCCGAACAAAAGCTCGCCGCATTTATTTATAGCTTATCGCAACGCTTTAAAAACCGCGGCTTTTCTGAGACAGAGTTCAGATTAAGTATGACTCGTGCAGAAATTGGTAATTATTTGGGATTAACCGTCGAAACGATTAGTCGCTTATTTAGCCGGTTTCAAAAACAAGCAATTGTAGAAGTCGAATCTAAATGGATTAAAATTATCAACAAACCTGTTCTTGAAATGCTAGCTAAGGCTTAA
- a CDS encoding MauE/DoxX family redox-associated membrane protein, giving the protein MTKKATLYRMETSNHICPFGLKSKDLLKRSGYSIEDQKLTTREETDNFKQQYQVETTPQVFIKDERIGGYDQLRDYLGKEPAGQQGMSYAPVIAIFAVSLLLSFVFTLSFTGFDGLSSFSISLLELFVALSMTILAIQKLQDLEQFSNSFITYDLLAMKAVRYAYIYPFLEAYAGIGMIANLPAYTVAPVSLFIGIVGAISVFKAVYIDKRKLKCACAGGNNKVPLGFISLTENLFMITAGVWMFIR; this is encoded by the coding sequence ATGACTAAAAAGGCTACGCTCTATCGAATGGAAACATCAAACCATATTTGCCCATTTGGTTTAAAATCAAAAGATTTGTTAAAGCGATCTGGCTATTCAATTGAAGATCAAAAATTAACCACCCGAGAAGAAACCGATAATTTTAAGCAACAATATCAAGTTGAAACCACACCTCAAGTTTTTATCAAAGATGAACGAATTGGAGGTTATGACCAGCTTAGAGATTATTTAGGAAAAGAACCAGCCGGACAGCAAGGTATGAGTTATGCACCTGTGATTGCAATTTTTGCAGTTAGCTTATTATTAAGCTTTGTTTTCACGTTGAGTTTTACTGGGTTTGACGGCTTATCGAGCTTTTCAATTTCGTTACTTGAATTATTTGTTGCGCTATCCATGACAATTTTAGCCATTCAAAAATTACAGGATTTAGAGCAGTTTTCTAATTCATTCATTACTTACGATTTACTTGCGATGAAAGCGGTGCGCTACGCTTATATTTACCCATTTTTAGAAGCCTACGCAGGTATAGGCATGATAGCTAATTTACCCGCTTATACGGTTGCTCCCGTTTCATTATTTATCGGTATTGTAGGTGCAATCTCTGTATTTAAAGCCGTATATATAGACAAACGTAAACTTAAATGTGCTTGCGCTGGTGGTAACAACAAAGTGCCACTAGGGTTTATATCACTAACTGAAAATTTATTCATGATTACAGCCGGTGTTTGGATGTTTATTAGGTAA
- the uspE gene encoding universal stress protein UspE, with protein MSEFNKILAIIDATDETQKSLKRAVELAKKTDASITVLLVVYDFSYEMTTMLSGDERELMRRCMIEERTIWLDEILAPYADQVQQIRPLVEWHNRPFEVIIKHTLQEQYDLIIKATHKHHLLHSVIFTPTDWHLIRKAPVPVLLVKDHAWPEHGNIIAAINAANDEIDHKILNQNIIKMAGKFAKILNAQRYLLNCYPGTPINLTVEIPEFDPNQYRQAIRQHHINATLDYAKQYQVPQENCLIEEGLPEDLINSVAKEKDAELIVIGTVGRTGLSAALLGNTAEHLLDAANCDVLAIKPDGFVSPVKLDDKKQ; from the coding sequence ATGTCTGAATTCAACAAAATTCTCGCGATTATCGATGCAACAGACGAAACACAAAAATCTTTAAAGCGAGCTGTAGAACTGGCTAAAAAAACGGATGCTAGCATTACTGTTCTGTTAGTGGTTTACGATTTTTCTTACGAGATGACGACTATGCTCTCGGGTGACGAAAGAGAGTTAATGCGCCGCTGTATGATTGAAGAGCGTACAATTTGGTTAGATGAAATATTGGCGCCCTATGCAGATCAGGTTCAGCAAATTCGTCCTTTAGTTGAATGGCATAATCGTCCTTTTGAAGTTATTATAAAACACACTTTACAAGAACAATACGATCTCATCATAAAAGCCACTCATAAACATCACTTATTGCATTCGGTCATTTTTACACCCACCGATTGGCATTTAATCCGCAAAGCGCCTGTACCTGTACTTTTAGTTAAAGATCACGCATGGCCAGAACATGGAAATATCATTGCAGCCATAAACGCAGCCAACGATGAAATTGATCATAAAATTCTCAATCAAAATATTATAAAAATGGCCGGCAAGTTCGCAAAAATACTCAACGCGCAGCGCTACTTACTAAATTGTTATCCAGGTACGCCGATAAATTTAACTGTCGAAATACCTGAATTTGATCCCAATCAATATCGTCAAGCAATTCGTCAACACCACATAAACGCTACGCTTGATTACGCAAAACAATATCAAGTTCCGCAAGAGAATTGTTTAATAGAAGAAGGCCTACCAGAAGATTTAATTAACTCAGTTGCGAAAGAAAAAGACGCTGAGCTAATTGTAATAGGAACGGTTGGGCGCACGGGTTTGAGTGCTGCGCTATTAGGAAATACCGCCGAGCATTTATTAGATGCAGCTAATTGTGATGTTTTAGCCATTAAGCCAGATGGCTTTGTGTCTCCCGTAAAATTAGATGATAAAAAGCAGTAA
- the ttcA gene encoding tRNA 2-thiocytidine(32) synthetase TtcA translates to MQTLTAKQQYNFNKLQKRIRRGVGKAIEDFNMIEDGDKVMVCLSGGKDSYTMLDILLCLQKRAPINFDIIAVNLDQKQPGFPEHVLPEYLTELGVNFKIVNEDTYSIVKEKVPEGKTTCALCSRLRRGILYRTAEELEVTKIALGHHRDDILETLFLNMFYGGKLKGMPPKLISDNKQHIVIRPLAYCREKDIETYSNIKEFPIIPCNLCGSQDNLQRQVIKEMLQSWDKQYPGRLETMFNAVQNVTLSHLADPSLYNFTGLVSNQMNEFNGEGDIAFDSEPLVPTPIDESLYGDDNQPEASEHIPVQIVNLS, encoded by the coding sequence ATGCAAACTTTAACCGCAAAACAACAGTATAATTTTAATAAACTTCAAAAACGAATCCGTCGAGGTGTTGGTAAGGCTATCGAGGATTTCAACATGATTGAAGACGGCGATAAAGTTATGGTGTGTTTATCTGGAGGTAAAGATAGCTACACTATGCTGGACATTTTATTATGTTTACAAAAAAGAGCACCTATCAATTTTGATATTATTGCGGTGAATTTAGATCAAAAACAACCAGGTTTTCCTGAGCATGTTTTACCTGAATATTTAACAGAGCTAGGCGTTAACTTTAAAATTGTAAACGAAGATACTTACAGTATCGTTAAAGAAAAAGTCCCCGAAGGTAAAACAACTTGTGCTCTTTGTTCACGTTTGCGGCGTGGTATTTTATACCGTACCGCAGAAGAGCTAGAAGTGACTAAAATAGCACTGGGCCACCACCGAGATGACATTTTAGAAACCTTGTTTTTAAATATGTTTTACGGCGGTAAATTGAAAGGTATGCCACCTAAATTAATCAGCGATAATAAACAACATATCGTTATCCGTCCGTTGGCTTATTGCCGTGAAAAAGATATTGAAACCTATTCAAATATTAAAGAATTTCCAATTATTCCGTGTAACTTATGTGGCTCACAAGATAACTTACAACGTCAGGTTATTAAAGAGATGCTGCAGTCTTGGGATAAACAATACCCAGGCCGCTTAGAAACTATGTTTAATGCGGTACAAAATGTTACTTTATCTCACTTAGCTGATCCCAGCTTATATAATTTTACCGGTTTAGTATCTAACCAAATGAATGAATTTAACGGTGAAGGGGATATTGCATTTGATAGCGAGCCACTAGTACCAACGCCTATCGATGAATCTCTCTATGGGGATGATAACCAACCTGAAGCATCTGAGCACATTCCTGTGCAAATCGTTAATTTAAGTTAA